One stretch of Bosea vaviloviae DNA includes these proteins:
- the eutC gene encoding ectoine utilization protein EutC — protein sequence MSRMLVLTEAELRRVVRLDLSAVACVEEAFLALATKAVAMPPILRLDIPDYRGEVDVKTAYVPGLDGFAIKVSPGFFDNPKLGLASLNGLMILFSARTGLVEALLLDNGYLTDVRTAAAGAVAARHLARPDAAVATIFGAGMQARLQLEALALVRPIREARIWARDQHKANEAASELSRKLRIPVTALPDPQAAVRGADVIVTTTPAEQPILVAGWLEPGQHITAMGSDSEHKNEIDPAVFARVTYVADRLSQTRRLGELASAIRTGAATADQSFAELGEVIAGKRAGRTRADEITLADLTGTGVQDTAIANLAASRARGTGAGHSIDTKAEAGDAA from the coding sequence ATGAGCCGCATGCTCGTCCTCACCGAGGCGGAGCTGCGCCGTGTCGTCAGGCTCGACCTGAGCGCGGTCGCCTGTGTCGAGGAGGCGTTTTTGGCGCTCGCGACCAAGGCCGTCGCCATGCCGCCGATTCTGCGGCTCGACATCCCCGACTATCGCGGTGAGGTCGATGTGAAGACGGCTTATGTGCCGGGCCTCGACGGTTTCGCCATCAAGGTCAGCCCCGGCTTTTTCGACAACCCCAAGCTCGGCCTGGCCAGCCTGAACGGGTTGATGATCCTGTTCAGCGCCAGGACTGGCCTCGTCGAGGCGCTGCTGCTGGATAATGGCTATCTCACCGATGTGCGGACGGCAGCGGCCGGCGCCGTCGCGGCACGTCACCTTGCCCGGCCGGATGCGGCGGTCGCCACCATCTTCGGCGCGGGAATGCAGGCTAGGCTCCAACTCGAAGCGCTGGCACTGGTGCGGCCGATCCGCGAGGCGCGGATCTGGGCGCGCGATCAGCACAAGGCGAACGAAGCCGCAAGCGAGCTATCCCGCAAGCTCCGCATTCCCGTCACCGCCCTCCCCGATCCCCAGGCTGCGGTGCGAGGCGCCGATGTCATCGTCACCACGACGCCGGCAGAGCAGCCGATCCTGGTGGCTGGCTGGCTCGAGCCCGGCCAGCACATCACCGCGATGGGCTCCGACAGCGAGCACAAGAACGAGATCGACCCGGCCGTCTTTGCCCGCGTCACCTATGTCGCCGACCGTCTCAGCCAGACGCGCCGCCTCGGCGAGCTCGCCTCCGCGATCCGCACCGGCGCTGCCACCGCCGACCAGTCGTTCGCGGAGCTCGGAGAGGTCATCGCCGGCAAGCGCGCCGGCCGGACACGCGCTGACGAGATCACCCTGGCGGACCTGACCGGCACCGGCGTGCAGGATACGGCGATCGCCAATCTCGCCGCCTCCCGCGCCCGCGGTACCGGCGCCGGACACAGCATCGACACCAAAGCCGAAGCGGGAGACGCCGCGTGA
- a CDS encoding ABC transporter substrate-binding protein: MFSLRNILGAVGLAAVLLVAIKPAQAEKVAVTDVLGRKVEVETPVRRVILGEGRQMYFVAALDRDEPFKRVIAWRDDLPKADPDSYKAYLARYPGIAKLPTFGGMKEGAFDIEQAIALKPDVLFLNVEAKIASDEASLVEKLAAVGIPVVYVDFREKPFQNTEPSMRLIGKLFGKEAIAEDFVSFRAAEIARITERLAKAQNLKKPVVMIERAGGYSDDCCMSFGNENFGKMVEIAGGRNLAADLIPGTFGTVNPEAVVAANPEVVIVTGGNWSAYVPNGAWVGLGPGSDLPEARRRLAALAKRPAFAQTQAVRNGRVHAIWHQFYNSPYQFVAIQEIATWLHPELFKDIDAEATLKTLHERFLPLPYEPGYWVTVESRPGQ; the protein is encoded by the coding sequence ATGTTTTCTCTCCGCAATATTCTTGGAGCTGTCGGCCTTGCAGCAGTGCTGCTGGTCGCGATCAAGCCGGCGCAGGCGGAGAAGGTCGCGGTCACGGACGTGCTCGGCCGCAAGGTCGAGGTCGAGACGCCGGTGCGGCGCGTGATCCTGGGCGAGGGGCGGCAGATGTATTTCGTCGCCGCGCTGGATCGCGACGAGCCGTTCAAGCGCGTCATCGCCTGGCGCGACGACCTGCCGAAGGCCGACCCCGACAGCTACAAGGCCTATCTCGCGCGCTATCCCGGGATCGCGAAGCTCCCGACCTTCGGCGGCATGAAGGAGGGCGCCTTCGACATCGAGCAGGCGATCGCTCTCAAGCCCGACGTGCTCTTCCTCAATGTCGAGGCGAAGATCGCCAGCGACGAGGCGAGCCTGGTCGAGAAGCTCGCCGCGGTCGGCATCCCGGTGGTCTATGTCGATTTCCGCGAGAAGCCGTTCCAGAACACCGAGCCCTCGATGCGATTGATCGGCAAGCTCTTCGGCAAGGAGGCGATCGCCGAGGACTTCGTCTCCTTCCGCGCCGCCGAGATCGCCCGCATCACCGAGCGGCTGGCCAAGGCGCAAAACCTGAAGAAGCCCGTCGTGATGATCGAGCGCGCCGGCGGTTATTCCGACGATTGCTGCATGTCCTTCGGCAACGAGAATTTCGGCAAGATGGTCGAGATCGCGGGCGGCAGGAATCTCGCCGCCGACCTGATCCCCGGCACCTTCGGAACCGTCAACCCGGAAGCGGTCGTCGCGGCCAATCCCGAGGTGGTGATCGTGACCGGGGGCAATTGGAGCGCCTATGTGCCCAACGGCGCCTGGGTCGGGCTCGGGCCGGGCAGCGATCTTCCCGAAGCGCGCCGCCGGCTTGCCGCGCTCGCCAAGCGCCCTGCCTTCGCGCAGACGCAAGCCGTCAGGAACGGGCGTGTCCACGCGATCTGGCACCAGTTCTACAACAGCCCCTATCAGTTCGTGGCGATCCAGGAGATCGCGACATGGCTGCATCCCGAGCTGTTCAAGGACATCGATGCCGAGGCGACGCTGAAGACGCTGCATGAGCGCTTCCTGCCGCTGCCTTATGAGCCCGGCTACTGGGTCACGGTCGAGAGCAGGCCGGGGCAATGA
- a CDS encoding PLP-dependent aminotransferase family protein → MLRQAERPSSNRLSSALEKAVAWQPALTKQKGETKHAALTERIIADINSGVLKPMDRMPTHRDLARELGISVQTVSLSYKEAERLGYLSGEVGRGTFVKSRVTEQAGRLMLDRSPTEVVDLSIVRGVYLEAHETASRQALAALAEDDNGAFMRPCRPIAGLDRHREAARHWLAPLGVETAVERILITNGAAHALFLALACVVRAGDVVLTENLTDHGVIGLANILGFSLKGLPTDEEGIRPDAFDAACRAGGVRALVLIPTLNNPTSHVAGPERRRTIAEIAQRHGAFVVEDEVYKPLIEEPLPSIAAMLPELGFFLTSFTKAVLTGLRVGYLVVPPQYSIRATSILRVTSWSGTYLPAEIATRWVEDGTAQRLLAVQREEAKARQRIVAETLGAHVASTHPLSLCAWLKVPAHWTEDSLVRSLADRRIAVTPSDPFVAGTGHGGGIRICLGGRMSHELLARTLADVRQTFEQLPPVFDIGAIG, encoded by the coding sequence ATGCTCCGTCAAGCCGAACGCCCTTCGAGCAACAGGCTCTCTTCGGCTCTGGAGAAGGCCGTCGCGTGGCAGCCGGCCCTGACGAAGCAGAAGGGCGAGACCAAGCATGCCGCGCTGACCGAGCGCATCATCGCCGACATCAATTCCGGCGTGCTGAAGCCGATGGACCGGATGCCGACCCATCGCGACCTTGCCCGCGAACTCGGCATCTCCGTGCAGACCGTCAGCCTCAGCTACAAGGAAGCCGAGCGCCTCGGCTACCTCAGTGGCGAAGTCGGGCGCGGGACCTTCGTGAAGAGCCGCGTCACCGAGCAGGCGGGGCGGCTCATGCTCGACCGCAGCCCGACAGAGGTCGTCGATCTTTCGATCGTGCGGGGTGTCTATCTCGAGGCGCATGAGACAGCCTCGCGCCAGGCGTTGGCGGCGCTGGCTGAGGACGACAACGGTGCCTTCATGCGGCCTTGCCGTCCGATCGCCGGCCTCGACCGCCATCGCGAGGCCGCCCGCCACTGGCTTGCGCCGCTCGGCGTCGAAACGGCCGTCGAGCGCATCCTGATCACCAATGGCGCAGCGCATGCGCTCTTCCTGGCGCTGGCTTGCGTGGTCCGGGCCGGCGATGTCGTGCTGACCGAGAATCTGACCGATCACGGCGTCATCGGCCTCGCCAACATCCTCGGCTTCAGCCTGAAGGGCTTGCCGACCGACGAGGAGGGCATTCGCCCTGATGCCTTCGATGCCGCCTGCCGTGCCGGCGGTGTGCGTGCGCTCGTCCTGATCCCGACGCTGAACAACCCGACAAGCCATGTCGCCGGACCCGAACGTCGCCGCACCATCGCCGAGATCGCGCAGCGTCATGGTGCCTTCGTCGTCGAGGACGAGGTCTACAAGCCACTCATCGAGGAGCCGTTGCCGTCGATCGCCGCGATGCTGCCCGAGCTCGGCTTCTTCCTCACCAGCTTCACCAAGGCGGTGCTGACCGGCCTGCGCGTCGGTTATCTGGTCGTGCCGCCGCAATACTCGATCCGCGCCACCTCGATCCTGCGCGTGACAAGCTGGAGCGGCACCTATCTGCCGGCCGAGATCGCGACGCGCTGGGTCGAGGACGGCACCGCGCAAAGGCTGCTCGCCGTCCAGCGCGAGGAGGCAAAGGCGCGCCAGCGCATCGTCGCGGAGACGCTAGGGGCTCACGTCGCCTCGACCCATCCGCTCTCACTCTGCGCCTGGCTCAAGGTGCCGGCGCATTGGACCGAGGACAGCCTGGTGCGCTCGCTTGCCGACAGGCGCATCGCCGTGACGCCGTCCGATCCCTTTGTGGCCGGCACCGGCCATGGCGGCGGCATCCGCATCTGCCTCGGCGGGCGAATGAGCCATGAACTGCTGGCCCGGACACTCGCGGACGTACGCCAGACCTTCGAGCAGCTCCCGCCGGTCTTCGACATCGGCGCGATCGGTTGA
- a CDS encoding FecCD family ABC transporter permease, which translates to MTATVARDAVQARFAYRALTFRRRLILLGLFGLLLASFIVDLMLGPARYSASQVLEALFDPAGVPAALRVVIWDIRLPVALMAVVTGASLAVAGAQMQTILNNPLASPFTLGISAAASFGAALALVFGVGLLPIAADYIVSINAFIVAMGAALLIHVLSQSRGVTTETVILLGIALVFTFNALLALLQFFASEQALGAVVFWMMGSLTKASWNKLAITTGVLALSLPFFFHRAWALTTLRLGDDKAASFGINVKRLRLEIMLLVSLLAAVPVSFVGTIGFIGLVGPHIARMVIGEDQRFFVPASALAGAAILSASSVVSKSLIPGLIFPISIVTALIGVPFFFSLIMTSRKRSW; encoded by the coding sequence ATGACCGCAACCGTCGCCCGGGACGCGGTGCAGGCGCGCTTCGCCTATCGCGCCCTGACATTCCGCCGGCGCCTGATCCTGCTGGGGCTGTTCGGGCTGCTGCTGGCGAGCTTCATCGTCGACCTGATGCTGGGCCCGGCGCGTTACAGCGCCAGCCAGGTGCTCGAGGCGCTGTTTGATCCCGCGGGCGTGCCGGCTGCGCTGCGGGTGGTGATCTGGGATATCCGGCTGCCGGTCGCGCTGATGGCGGTCGTCACCGGCGCGTCGCTCGCGGTGGCGGGCGCGCAGATGCAGACCATCCTGAACAACCCGCTCGCCAGCCCCTTCACGCTCGGCATCTCGGCGGCGGCGAGCTTTGGCGCTGCGCTCGCGCTCGTCTTCGGCGTCGGCCTGCTGCCGATCGCGGCCGACTATATCGTCTCGATCAACGCCTTCATCGTGGCGATGGGCGCAGCGCTGCTGATCCATGTTCTCAGCCAATCGCGCGGCGTCACCACCGAGACCGTGATCCTGCTCGGCATCGCGCTGGTCTTCACCTTCAACGCATTGCTCGCCTTGCTGCAATTCTTCGCCTCCGAGCAGGCGCTTGGCGCAGTGGTGTTCTGGATGATGGGCTCGCTGACCAAGGCGAGCTGGAACAAGCTCGCCATCACCACCGGCGTGCTGGCCCTGAGCCTGCCCTTCTTCTTCCACCGTGCCTGGGCGCTGACGACGCTCAGGCTCGGCGACGACAAGGCGGCGAGCTTCGGCATCAACGTCAAGCGGCTGCGACTCGAGATCATGCTGCTTGTCAGCCTGCTCGCCGCGGTGCCGGTCTCCTTCGTCGGCACGATCGGCTTCATCGGCCTTGTCGGCCCTCATATCGCGCGCATGGTGATCGGCGAGGACCAGCGCTTCTTCGTGCCGGCCTCGGCGCTGGCGGGAGCGGCGATCCTCTCGGCCTCCTCGGTCGTCTCGAAATCACTGATCCCGGGCCTGATCTTCCCGATCAGCATCGTGACCGCGCTGATCGGCGTGCCGTTCTTCTTCAGCCTGATCATGACGAGCAGGAAGCGGTCATGGTGA
- a CDS encoding class I SAM-dependent methyltransferase, whose protein sequence is MTALHHNLSLKDEIRDYWSMRSENFDSQPGHEIFSADERRAWLALFARHLGEASGGRALDLASGTGVISLLLAELGYSVTGLDLSEAMLARARAKTAGKPIRLYAGDAEDTLEADDSYDVVATRHLVWTLPDPPASFREWLRVLKPGGRVAIVDVDMTNPRPGNGRPLRLLAGIARRFAKLPPPAAHAAMHADIVSRVYFSQGCRPEEVARLLGEAGFVGIAIDRDLHAIHRAQGRFMPLHKRLERASQDRFLVSARKPG, encoded by the coding sequence ATGACGGCCTTGCATCATAATCTCAGCCTGAAAGACGAGATCCGCGACTACTGGTCGATGCGCTCGGAAAATTTCGACAGCCAGCCCGGCCACGAGATCTTCTCGGCCGATGAGCGGCGAGCCTGGCTTGCGCTGTTCGCGCGCCATCTCGGCGAGGCAAGTGGCGGAAGAGCCCTCGACCTCGCCAGCGGAACAGGCGTGATATCGCTGTTGCTGGCGGAGCTCGGCTATAGCGTGACGGGGCTCGACCTCTCCGAGGCGATGCTCGCCCGGGCCCGCGCCAAGACCGCGGGCAAGCCGATCCGGCTTTATGCCGGCGACGCCGAGGACACGCTCGAGGCCGATGACAGCTATGACGTGGTGGCGACGCGCCATCTGGTCTGGACGCTGCCGGACCCGCCCGCCTCCTTCCGCGAGTGGCTGCGTGTCCTCAAGCCCGGCGGCAGGGTCGCGATCGTCGATGTCGACATGACCAATCCGCGTCCGGGCAATGGCAGGCCGCTGCGCCTGCTCGCCGGAATCGCCAGGCGCTTCGCGAAGCTGCCGCCGCCGGCGGCGCACGCCGCTATGCACGCCGACATCGTCTCGCGGGTCTATTTCTCGCAGGGCTGCCGGCCCGAAGAGGTCGCCCGGCTGCTCGGCGAGGCAGGCTTCGTCGGCATCGCGATCGATCGCGACCTGCATGCGATCCATCGCGCGCAAGGCCGCTTCATGCCGCTGCACAAGCGGCTGGAACGTGCCAGCCAGGACCGTTTCCTGGTCTCTGCCCGCAAGCCCGGCTGA
- a CDS encoding TonB-dependent receptor: MKLNDVPLTDVAASRCGRGRYRCRTRGLVSVLLGSVGFCLATAAATAQERSGGPLQLDEIVVDGPAKPGAVPPAFAGGQVAQGGRLGLLGNAETLKSPFNMTSYTAGLIANLQASTVADALILDPSVRSSHPTGGIVESFNIRGFPVGEGNSGEIAFDGVFGVAPNYRVFTDYAERIEVLKGPAAALSGIAPNGGIGGVINIVPKRAEADLTRVGTEFSSKAYGGASFDIARRYGAAREFGVRANGSLRGGDTAIDNQRNTTGIGSLALDYQGERFRSWVYVLAQRDSWDAPSRPYRMSAGIPVPKAPNGARNMIQPWEFSQVDDSSALIKNEYDLTDNVTLFANAGGSRTRVNRFFANSPLPTILNLNGDTTQAPQYFDMTIARQTYDAGFRARFDTGFVKHALTFQASYYREDTDRALTAGRAFASNIYAPALTAPQFATRAPRIRLSDSDLTSVALADTLSVLDERVALTLGVRRQSVQSTNYATTNGAVTSSYDESATTPLVGLVLRPHQNLSLYANYVEGLSRGDIAPNTASNAGETFAPYRTKQYEAGAKLQYGSFGATLAGFQITKPSGELNGNLFVVGGEQRVRGLEFNIYGEVAAGLRLLGGLALLDGKLTKTAVAANRGNDPIGVPPAQFNLGAEWDLPWLKGLTLTGTLVYTSKQYIDAANTQSLPDWARVDIGARYATEIAGRKTTFRASVQNVTAEKYWSSVASFGTFYLGAPRTYRLSMSVDL; this comes from the coding sequence ATGAAGCTCAACGACGTTCCGCTCACCGATGTCGCCGCCTCGCGCTGTGGCCGAGGCCGCTACCGCTGCCGGACGCGCGGATTGGTGTCGGTGCTTCTGGGGAGCGTGGGCTTCTGTCTCGCCACGGCTGCTGCCACGGCCCAGGAGCGGAGCGGCGGTCCGCTGCAGCTTGACGAGATCGTCGTGGACGGCCCGGCGAAACCGGGCGCGGTTCCGCCGGCTTTTGCCGGAGGGCAGGTGGCGCAGGGCGGGCGGCTTGGCCTGCTCGGCAATGCCGAAACCCTCAAATCACCCTTCAATATGACGAGCTATACGGCCGGGCTGATCGCAAATCTGCAGGCTTCGACAGTCGCCGATGCGCTGATCCTGGACCCTTCGGTGCGCAGCTCGCATCCGACCGGCGGCATCGTCGAATCCTTCAACATCCGCGGCTTCCCGGTGGGGGAGGGCAATAGCGGCGAGATCGCCTTCGATGGCGTCTTCGGCGTGGCGCCGAACTACCGCGTCTTCACCGACTACGCCGAGCGCATCGAGGTCCTCAAAGGGCCTGCCGCGGCGTTGTCGGGCATTGCGCCCAATGGTGGCATCGGCGGCGTCATCAACATCGTGCCCAAGCGCGCGGAAGCCGATCTGACGCGTGTGGGAACGGAGTTTTCCTCGAAAGCCTATGGCGGCGCCAGCTTTGACATCGCTCGGCGCTATGGAGCGGCGCGCGAATTCGGTGTGCGCGCCAATGGCAGCCTGCGCGGCGGCGACACCGCGATCGACAACCAGCGCAACACCACGGGGATCGGCTCCCTGGCGCTGGACTATCAGGGCGAGCGTTTCCGAAGCTGGGTTTACGTGCTGGCGCAGCGCGACAGCTGGGATGCGCCTTCGCGCCCCTACAGGATGAGCGCGGGCATTCCGGTTCCAAAGGCGCCCAATGGCGCCCGCAACATGATCCAGCCCTGGGAGTTCTCGCAGGTCGACGATAGTTCGGCGCTGATCAAGAACGAGTACGACCTCACCGACAACGTGACGCTGTTCGCCAATGCCGGCGGCTCACGGACGCGGGTCAACCGCTTCTTTGCCAATTCGCCCTTGCCCACGATTCTCAATCTGAATGGCGACACCACCCAGGCGCCGCAATATTTCGACATGACGATCGCTCGGCAGACCTATGATGCCGGTTTCCGCGCCCGTTTCGATACAGGCTTCGTCAAGCATGCGCTGACTTTCCAGGCCTCCTACTACCGCGAGGACACTGATCGGGCCCTGACCGCTGGGCGGGCCTTCGCCTCGAACATCTACGCTCCGGCGCTGACGGCACCGCAATTCGCGACGCGCGCACCCCGCATCAGGCTCTCGGACAGCGACCTGACGAGCGTCGCGCTCGCCGACACGCTGTCGGTGCTGGACGAGCGTGTCGCTCTGACGCTCGGCGTGCGCCGGCAGTCCGTCCAATCCACCAATTATGCTACGACAAACGGGGCGGTCACGTCGTCCTATGACGAGAGCGCCACAACCCCTTTGGTCGGGCTCGTCCTGCGACCGCACCAGAATCTGTCGCTCTATGCCAATTATGTGGAAGGGCTGAGCCGCGGCGACATTGCCCCCAACACCGCCAGCAATGCCGGAGAGACCTTCGCCCCCTATCGGACGAAGCAGTACGAGGCCGGCGCGAAGCTGCAATATGGCAGCTTCGGCGCGACGCTTGCCGGCTTCCAGATCACCAAGCCGAGCGGGGAGCTCAACGGCAATCTGTTCGTCGTCGGTGGCGAGCAGCGCGTTCGCGGGCTCGAGTTCAATATTTACGGCGAGGTCGCGGCGGGGCTGCGGCTCCTGGGCGGGCTTGCCTTGCTCGATGGAAAACTGACCAAGACGGCAGTCGCGGCCAATCGCGGCAACGATCCGATCGGCGTGCCGCCCGCACAGTTCAATCTCGGCGCCGAATGGGACCTGCCCTGGCTCAAGGGCCTGACGCTGACGGGCACGCTGGTCTACACCAGCAAGCAGTATATCGATGCCGCCAACACCCAATCCCTGCCGGACTGGGCGCGGGTCGATATCGGGGCGCGCTACGCCACCGAGATCGCCGGCCGCAAGACGACCTTCCGAGCCTCCGTCCAGAACGTCACGGCCGAGAAATACTGGTCGAGCGTCGCTTCATTCGGGACCTTCTATCTCGGCGCGCCGCGGACCTATCGCCTGTCCATGTCGGTCGACCTGTGA
- a CDS encoding ABC transporter substrate-binding protein codes for MARSILLSLSVILCSAAARAEQATVTDVLGRRVKVAVPVERVLLGEGRQIHIVAALDREAPFRRVIGWGDDLEKADPDTYRAYLARYPEVAALPKFGSASQGGFDIEKAISLKPDVVFLNVEAQRAGEEMQLIEKLAAVGVPVVYIDFRHAPFRNTEPSMRLMGQLFGRSEVAEALIAFRASEIARVTERLAKAQDLKTPELRRPLVMLDRIPGYSDDCCMTFGPENFGKMVEIAGGTNLGSELLSGTFGTINPETIVARNPEVVIATGGNWGALAPGGGWVGLGPGADLVEAKRKLAALARRPAFAQTAAVANGRVYAIWHQFYNNPYQFVAIQRIAGWLHPALFADLDPEETLRQLHERFLPLPYRPGYWVGLDERRKGDKPAP; via the coding sequence ATGGCGCGGTCCATCCTGCTGTCGCTGAGCGTCATCCTCTGCAGCGCGGCGGCTCGCGCAGAGCAGGCCACGGTGACGGATGTGCTTGGGCGCCGCGTCAAAGTGGCGGTGCCGGTCGAGCGGGTTCTCCTCGGCGAGGGGCGGCAGATTCACATCGTCGCCGCGCTTGATCGCGAGGCACCCTTCCGCCGCGTGATCGGCTGGGGGGACGACCTCGAAAAGGCCGACCCCGACACCTACCGGGCCTACCTCGCCCGCTATCCCGAGGTCGCGGCATTGCCCAAATTCGGCTCGGCGAGCCAGGGCGGCTTCGATATCGAAAAGGCCATCTCGCTGAAGCCGGACGTGGTCTTTCTGAATGTCGAGGCGCAGCGCGCCGGGGAGGAGATGCAGCTCATCGAAAAGCTCGCCGCCGTCGGCGTGCCGGTCGTCTATATCGATTTTCGCCATGCGCCGTTCCGGAACACCGAACCGTCGATGCGATTGATGGGGCAGCTCTTTGGCCGGTCGGAGGTCGCGGAGGCGTTGATCGCCTTTCGCGCGAGCGAGATCGCGCGGGTGACCGAGCGGCTGGCCAAGGCGCAGGACCTGAAGACGCCCGAGCTCAGGCGGCCGCTGGTGATGCTCGACCGGATACCCGGCTATTCCGACGATTGCTGCATGACCTTCGGCCCTGAGAACTTCGGCAAGATGGTCGAGATCGCCGGCGGGACGAATCTCGGAAGCGAATTGCTGTCGGGGACATTCGGGACGATCAATCCGGAAACGATCGTCGCCCGCAATCCCGAGGTCGTCATCGCGACCGGCGGCAATTGGGGCGCGCTTGCTCCCGGGGGAGGCTGGGTCGGCCTGGGGCCGGGAGCCGATCTCGTGGAGGCCAAGCGCAAGCTCGCGGCACTTGCCAGGCGTCCCGCCTTCGCCCAGACGGCGGCCGTCGCGAATGGTCGCGTCTATGCCATCTGGCATCAGTTCTACAACAACCCCTACCAGTTCGTGGCGATCCAGCGGATCGCAGGCTGGCTCCATCCCGCGCTCTTCGCCGATCTCGATCCGGAGGAGACATTGCGCCAACTCCATGAGCGCTTCCTGCCGCTGCCCTATCGTCCCGGCTACTGGGTTGGACTCGATGAGCGGCGAAAGGGCGACAAGCCTGCACCGTGA
- a CDS encoding Lrp/AsnC family transcriptional regulator, whose amino-acid sequence MKRDPVDLKIVAALQRDGRMTKLKLAETVALSPAACWERLRRMEAAGVIKGHEIGTARERVAPLRSLSFRPASDF is encoded by the coding sequence ATGAAGCGCGATCCCGTCGACCTCAAGATCGTCGCCGCCCTGCAGCGCGACGGCCGCATGACCAAGCTCAAGCTCGCCGAGACGGTGGCGCTGTCGCCCGCTGCCTGTTGGGAGCGGCTGCGCCGGATGGAAGCAGCCGGCGTGATCAAGGGCCACGAGATTGGGACCGCGCGGGAGCGGGTAGCGCCGCTGCGCAGCCTGAGCTTTCGGCCTGCCTCTGATTTTTAG
- the eutB gene encoding hydroxyectoine utilization dehydratase EutB: MTVIKPHLATAEAERPAAAPTSVGLPDIEVAAARITGKVERTPLVGSPSLSRLCGQPVHLKLETRQPIGAFKLRGAMNAVLALGEAQRRRGLVTASTGNHGRAVAYTARQLGLGATICMSALVPANKVEAIRSLGARVRIVGRSQDDAQAEVERLVVADGLTPIPPFDDPDVVAGQGTIGLELIEDLPSLACVLVPLSGGGLAAGIAVAVKALRPSARIIGVSMERGAAMAAAIAAGRPVAVVEEETLADSLGGGIGVANQVTFALCRDLLDGVVLLSEAEIAAGIRHAAREEGEIVEGAGAVGIAALLAGKANPQGPTAIIVSGRNIDDTVHRRIVSGANA, from the coding sequence ATGACGGTGATCAAACCGCATCTTGCCACTGCCGAAGCAGAGCGACCGGCCGCAGCGCCGACGTCAGTCGGCTTGCCCGATATCGAAGTGGCTGCAGCGCGCATAACCGGCAAGGTTGAGCGCACGCCGCTGGTCGGCTCGCCCTCGCTGAGCCGCCTGTGCGGCCAGCCCGTCCATCTCAAACTCGAAACGCGTCAGCCGATCGGCGCCTTCAAGCTTCGCGGCGCGATGAACGCTGTGCTGGCGCTGGGTGAAGCACAGCGTCGACGCGGGCTTGTGACCGCGTCCACCGGCAATCACGGCCGCGCCGTCGCCTATACCGCCCGGCAGCTCGGCCTTGGCGCCACGATCTGCATGTCGGCGCTGGTGCCGGCCAACAAGGTCGAGGCGATCCGCTCGCTGGGCGCGCGGGTCCGCATTGTCGGCCGCTCGCAGGACGATGCACAGGCCGAGGTCGAGCGGCTGGTCGTCGCGGACGGGCTCACGCCAATCCCGCCCTTTGACGATCCCGACGTCGTCGCCGGCCAGGGTACGATCGGCCTCGAGCTGATCGAGGATCTGCCCTCGCTCGCCTGCGTGCTGGTCCCGCTCTCGGGCGGCGGGCTTGCGGCCGGCATTGCGGTCGCGGTCAAGGCGCTGCGACCGTCCGCAAGGATCATCGGTGTCTCGATGGAGCGCGGCGCCGCCATGGCCGCGGCGATCGCGGCCGGCCGGCCCGTCGCGGTGGTCGAAGAGGAAACGCTGGCGGATTCGCTCGGTGGCGGTATCGGCGTCGCCAACCAGGTCACCTTCGCGCTATGCCGCGACCTGCTCGATGGAGTCGTGCTGCTGAGCGAGGCAGAGATCGCCGCCGGCATCCGTCATGCCGCGCGCGAGGAAGGCGAGATCGTCGAAGGCGCCGGCGCGGTTGGTATCGCGGCGCTGCTCGCCGGAAAGGCCAACCCGCAAGGGCCGACGGCGATCATCGTTTCGGGACGCAATATCGACGACACCGTCCACCGGCGCATCGTCTCCGGAGCCAACGCATGA